A stretch of DNA from Chitinivorax sp. B:
TGGGTGTGCCGCTGATATCTTCACGCCAAGTGAATTTGATTCCTGCCTGTTCGACCTTGCCATTGATAGAACCCACTTCAGGGAAGTCACGCAAGGCGGTATGCTCATTCAACCGGTTTTGCGCTACCCAGCCGGCGGCCAGCCTGGTCTTCATTTCCGAGACGGAACCAATCAGGCCCGAAGTGGCGCGCATGGCTGCAGCCAGCGCTACCGCCAAAATCACCAGCGCCACCAGTACTTCCACCAGTGTAAAGCCACGTTTCGCCTTCATCGGTTCAGCTCGATACATCAGGCTGCTCCTCCAGAAATACGCGGCCAAGTACGTCAGTGCGCAATTTCAGGCGTTTTTCGCCCAATACGAATCGCATGGCAAACAACTCATTGACACCAGACGGCATGAACAGCAGCCGGCCATCTGCAGGCAGGGGCTGCAAGCTCATCTGGATCTGATCGATGCGCATCTCGCCAGGCAAGCTACGCTCCCGCAGGTCCGAGCGGGTATCCAACATCACCCAGTCATTGTTTTCACGCCGGTAAAAACGGTAGGTCTGACCATCGGTCGCCCAGCCAATAGGTTCGCCACCTGCAACCGCCTCATCCCGAGCGGCTTCAAACAGCAACGCCAACCGCTCGCCTTCATCCCGTAACTGACGGGACTGGCCTGGATCCAGGCGCACGGCAGCCAATGTGATGATCACGCTGATGATCAGCACCACCACAATGATCTCGATCAGCGTGAAGCCCAGGTTCTGTTTGGCACGTTGGCCTGCAAACCGCATTCAAACATCCGCTCTCAATGAAGACTCACCAGGAGCCAACGTCGGCATCCACACCCTCACCACCTGCAGCACCATCTTCGCCATAGCTGAATACATCGATGTCGCCATGCAAACCGGGGCTCAAGTATTGATAATCACGGCCCCATGGATCTTGCGGCAATTTGTCGAGGTAGCCACCGGTTTTCCAGTTGTTCGGAATTGGGTTGGTCGTCGGTTTTTGTACCAGCGCTTTCAAACCTTGTTCAGTGGTCGGATATGTCGTGTTGTCCAGCTTGTATAGTTTCAGCGCCTGCACGATGGCACCGATATCATGCTTGGCAGCCACGACCCGCGCCTGGCCTGGGCGTTCCATCACTTTAGGCACCACCAGCGCCGCCAGCACGCCGAGGATGACGATCACCACCATGATCTCAATCAGGGTAAAGCCTTGATTACGTTTGCGTTGCATATTGAGTCCTTTTTGACAGGCCTGGGTTGGCCACTTATTTGACCAATTGGTTCATTTCGAAGACCGGTAACAGAATGGCCAGTACAATTACCAGCACCACCGCCCCCATCATCAGGATCAGTAGCGGCTCCATCAACCCGGTGATGGTGGCGACGCGTGTTTCCAGCTCATCGCTCTGTTGCTTGGCCGCACGTTCCAGCATGTGTTCCAGCCGGCCAGAAGCTTCACCACTGGCAATCAGATGGATCAACACTGGTGGAAATAATTTGCTGGCTGCCAGGGCACGCGACAGGCTCAAACCTTCCCGCACTTGTTTGGTCGATTCCTTGACTGCCTCACGCAAGGCACGATTGTCCACCACGCCCGTGGCTGCAGCCATTGCATTCAGCATCGGTACGCCAGAGCCCACCAGAATCGCCAAGGTGCTGGCCAGACGGGCTGTGCCAATTGAACGAGACATACGTCCAACCAATGGAATGGTCAACAGGAAGCGGTCAAACCGCAAATGAACCGCTTCGTTCTTCAACGCCCGCAGAAACAGGAACACGGTTAGTGCCAATACAATGGCAAACGGCAGACCGCCGATACGCACGGCATCTGATACAGCCAGCAACCCGCGTGTCAACAACGGCAATTGCTGATGCGTGTTCTGAAACACATTCACCACTTGCGGTACCACATAGGTCAAGAGGCCAGTTACCACCAGAATCGACACCACCGTAATGATGGCGGGGTAGATGAATGCCAGCATGACCTTGGAACGCAAGGCATGACGGGATTCGATGTATTCCGCCAGCCGCCGCATCACCTCGGGCAATTTGCCGGATTCTTCACCGGCACCGACCAAGGTGCGATACAAGTCCGGAAACACCTTGGGATGCTGCGCCAATGCATTGGACAGACTGATCCCTGACAGGATCTCACTGCGTACCGCAGCCAGCACTTCCCGTTCCCGCGGGGCTTCGGATTGTTCGATGACCACATTCAGCGCCTGTTCGATGGTCAATCCGGCGTCCAGCAGTGTAGAAAGTTGGCGAGTCATCAGCGACAACTGGCCGATGGATACCCCGCCTCGCCGGCTTCCACCACCCGTCTTGCCATTGTCGGCAACAATTTCACTGATCTCGACAACCATCAACCCCTGTTCACGCAAGGTTTGCCGGGCCAAGCGAGGGTTGTCCGCTTCCAGCACGCCCTTCAGGGTTTTCCCTGTGGTGGCATCGAGTGCTTCGTATCTGAATCCAGACATATAAAAAGGTCGTTGTGATTGGGTTTAAGTCATTTTCGCCCGTATTCTTCAGGACAGCGCAGCGCTTGGCAAGCCTGCCGTGGCATTCCCTTGCTCAAGCGGTACACTTTTTGCTCAATATCTGGCCGACCGGCGCGAATCAGCATGGCTATCCGCTATCTGACGTCAATGGATTGCCAGAATTCCCGCCCAATCTCTACCGACCACGCCTTCAAGGCAAAGATCCCAGGCAATAGGCAGTATCAACAGCATCAAACCACGATTCGAACCGCAGGCCAAACCCGCTTGGTCTGACGGAATGCCCAGGCCTGCTATCACGGACCCCATCAAATCGTCATGGACGCCACGTATTCCTGCTGTGATGGTTGCATCGGCCTGCCAAGCCGCCGCATAAGCACGACCCTTAGCCCGCCCGGCGCCTCATATCTGCTTTTCAGCAAGGATTTAAAGGTAAGTAACTGCCTGGCCGGGCTATACTCGCGTTGTCTCACCAATAGGAAGCAGTTATGGCCCGCATTCGCGCCATTGATGATGGAGAAAAAAAACTCAAGCGCCAATCCATTTTGGATGCAGCGCTCACGCTCTATCACGAAAACACTCGCGAGCTGCCTTCGGTCAGCCGCATTGCCGATGCCTGCGGACTGGCAAAAGGCACCGTCTACCTTTACTTCAAGACCAAGGAAGAGATTTTTCTGGCATTACTCGAGGATGGCTTTTATCGCCTGCTGGACGAAGTGGAACGTGTAATTGCCGATCACCCAGATCATCCCATGCAGCTGGTGGAAGCTTTTTTGACGCGTTATGTCGCGCTACTATCCGCCCAGCCTGATTTTTTGCGATTGGCGGCCATGACCAACGCCGTCATTGAGCAGAATCTGGATCAGCAGATCGCACTACAATTCAAAGCCGAGTTGCTGCGCCGCATGAACCGCGCTGGGATGCTGCTTGAAAAAGCAATACCCGCCCTGCCGCCGGCAGGTGGAATGCGTATATTGAGTCGTACCTATGCCTTGACCATTGGTCTATGGCAAGTGCTGGATTGGCCTGAAAATGTGCGTAGCCTCGCCGAACAGGAAGAGTTCAAACAAGCACGACCGGACTTTTTCGACGAACTACCCATCGCATTACGGCAACTTCTGGCTGGTGCATTGACCACTGTCTGAAACCCGGCCCCAGTCTCATCGCGATGGGAAAGGGGCCAGTCCAATTCCATCCAACACCAACATCTTCACGAATTCACGAAAGGAAACGCAGCAGCTGTGGCTTACCTATCACAAACCATCCTGTTTCTTGGGGTTGCCGTCATTGCGGTTCCACTATTCCGCAAACTTGGGCTGGGGGCCGTACTGGGTTACCTGATCGCCGGCGTCATCATTGGGCCATTTGGCCTCAAGCTCATCGACAATGTCGAGCAGGTGCTGCATGTCTCCGAACTGGGGGTGATCATGCTGCTGTTTGTGATCGGACTGGAGCTGGAGCCGTCCCGGCTCTGGGTACTACGACGCCCTGTATTTGGCTTGGGTGGGGCACAGGTGTTGTTGAGCGGGTTATTGCTAGGCGGCATCGCCGTCTGGCAGGGGTTGAATTGGAAAAGTTCGCTGGTCATCGGCCTGGGCTTGGCCATGTCCTCCACCGCCTTTGTGTTGCAGACATTGGCCGAGCGGCAGGAACTGACTGCGCGCCATGGTCGTGATGCGTTTTCCATTCTGCTGTTTCAGGATATTGCAGTCATTCCGTTGCTGGCGCTGATTCCGTTGTTGGCCCCCATCCGTGTTGGCGAGGGCGGGTTGGATCTGGGCGATGCGGCACGTGCCATCGGCACCGTACTGGCAGTCATTGGGGCTGGCCATTACCTATTGCGCCCGGCCTTCCGCTACGTTGCTCGCAGTGGCGCCAAGGAATTGTTCACCGCCGCCGCGTTGCTGGTCGTGATCGGTAATGCCGTGCT
This window harbors:
- the gspI gene encoding type II secretion system minor pseudopilin GspI, producing MYRAEPMKAKRGFTLVEVLVALVILAVALAAAMRATSGLIGSVSEMKTRLAAGWVAQNRLNEHTALRDFPEVGSINGKVEQAGIKFTWREDISGTPNKDFRRIEIKVFMGEQTDYASAQLIGYLTRVNK
- a CDS encoding GspH/FimT family pseudopilin, coding for MRFAGQRAKQNLGFTLIEIIVVVLIISVIITLAAVRLDPGQSRQLRDEGERLALLFEAARDEAVAGGEPIGWATDGQTYRFYRRENNDWVMLDTRSDLRERSLPGEMRIDQIQMSLQPLPADGRLLFMPSGVNELFAMRFVLGEKRLKLRTDVLGRVFLEEQPDVSS
- the gspG gene encoding type II secretion system major pseudopilin GspG, with product MQRKRNQGFTLIEIMVVIVILGVLAALVVPKVMERPGQARVVAAKHDIGAIVQALKLYKLDNTTYPTTEQGLKALVQKPTTNPIPNNWKTGGYLDKLPQDPWGRDYQYLSPGLHGDIDVFSYGEDGAAGGEGVDADVGSW
- the gspF gene encoding type II secretion system inner membrane protein GspF, coding for MSGFRYEALDATTGKTLKGVLEADNPRLARQTLREQGLMVVEISEIVADNGKTGGGSRRGGVSIGQLSLMTRQLSTLLDAGLTIEQALNVVIEQSEAPREREVLAAVRSEILSGISLSNALAQHPKVFPDLYRTLVGAGEESGKLPEVMRRLAEYIESRHALRSKVMLAFIYPAIITVVSILVVTGLLTYVVPQVVNVFQNTHQQLPLLTRGLLAVSDAVRIGGLPFAIVLALTVFLFLRALKNEAVHLRFDRFLLTIPLVGRMSRSIGTARLASTLAILVGSGVPMLNAMAAATGVVDNRALREAVKESTKQVREGLSLSRALAASKLFPPVLIHLIASGEASGRLEHMLERAAKQQSDELETRVATITGLMEPLLILMMGAVVLVIVLAILLPVFEMNQLVK
- a CDS encoding TetR family transcriptional regulator, with amino-acid sequence MARIRAIDDGEKKLKRQSILDAALTLYHENTRELPSVSRIADACGLAKGTVYLYFKTKEEIFLALLEDGFYRLLDEVERVIADHPDHPMQLVEAFLTRYVALLSAQPDFLRLAAMTNAVIEQNLDQQIALQFKAELLRRMNRAGMLLEKAIPALPPAGGMRILSRTYALTIGLWQVLDWPENVRSLAEQEEFKQARPDFFDELPIALRQLLAGALTTV